In Pseudothermotoga hypogea DSM 11164 = NBRC 106472, the following are encoded in one genomic region:
- a CDS encoding amino acid ABC transporter permease produces the protein MILIVESLPILLKGTLVTIQLTLAGLALGLVIAIPVSFFQVYGARVPRLVCSIYEKTFRSIPLLVLLMLIFYGLAEVGVRLDPFVACVLGLGLRSSAYQSQIFRGAILSVGKGQTVAALSIGMTRFQTFRYIVFPQALRFSIAPWTNELTVVLKDSSMAYALGVVELLRQGSYIIARTYEPMVIFLLCAGIYLALTVFANRILTFVEKKLRIPGFETREVVH, from the coding sequence TTGATATTGATCGTCGAGTCTTTACCGATACTCCTGAAGGGTACGTTGGTGACGATCCAGCTGACGTTGGCGGGGTTGGCGCTCGGGCTCGTCATAGCCATCCCGGTGAGTTTCTTTCAGGTCTATGGGGCGCGTGTACCGCGCCTCGTTTGTTCCATATATGAAAAGACCTTCAGGAGCATCCCATTGTTGGTCCTCTTGATGCTCATCTTTTACGGTTTAGCTGAAGTTGGTGTGAGGCTCGATCCTTTCGTGGCTTGCGTTCTGGGACTGGGGTTGAGGAGTTCTGCCTATCAGTCCCAAATCTTTCGTGGGGCAATCCTTTCCGTGGGCAAGGGCCAGACCGTTGCGGCCCTCTCAATAGGCATGACGCGCTTTCAGACCTTTCGATACATCGTCTTTCCACAAGCGCTTCGCTTCTCCATCGCTCCTTGGACCAACGAACTCACGGTTGTCTTGAAAGACTCCTCCATGGCCTACGCGCTCGGAGTGGTTGAGCTGTTGAGACAGGGAAGCTACATCATCGCGCGAACCTACGAACCCATGGTGATATTCCTCCTCTGCGCCGGGATATACCTTGCATTAACGGTCTTTGCAAACAGAATCTTGACCTTCGTTGAGAAGAAGTTGAGAATACCTGGATTCGAGACGAGGGAGGTTGTGCATTGA
- a CDS encoding basic amino acid ABC transporter substrate-binding protein produces MKQVKVFLSVLLLISFVLFARTVTVGTSADFPPFEYIENGQFVGFDMDLMREIAKIAGFELKFVDMSFDSLIPALRAGQIDVAAAAMTITEERKKVVDFSMPYWSADQSIIVKADSDFTITVLFGKYRIGVQTGTTGDLWCTENLVQKGLLPERNLKRYDTFILALSDLLNGNIDAIVLDSPVANRFAATKPVKVVGIIVTGEQYGIAVRKGNKELLDKINQALKTLIETGKINELIDKYF; encoded by the coding sequence GTGAAACAAGTGAAGGTGTTTCTAAGTGTGCTTCTTCTGATTTCGTTCGTACTCTTCGCCAGAACCGTCACCGTGGGAACGAGTGCAGACTTTCCACCCTTCGAGTACATCGAGAACGGACAGTTCGTCGGCTTCGATATGGACCTCATGCGCGAGATAGCCAAGATCGCAGGCTTCGAACTGAAGTTCGTGGACATGAGCTTTGATTCACTCATACCAGCTCTGAGGGCAGGCCAAATCGATGTTGCTGCCGCGGCAATGACGATAACGGAAGAAAGGAAAAAGGTCGTGGATTTCTCGATGCCTTACTGGTCTGCAGATCAGAGCATAATCGTGAAGGCAGATTCGGATTTCACGATCACAGTGCTGTTTGGAAAGTACAGAATAGGTGTTCAAACAGGTACGACGGGTGATCTGTGGTGCACGGAGAACTTGGTCCAGAAAGGACTTTTACCTGAGCGAAACTTGAAGAGGTACGACACCTTCATTCTTGCTCTCAGCGATCTTTTGAACGGTAACATCGACGCGATAGTTTTGGATTCACCGGTTGCGAACAGATTCGCCGCGACGAAGCCTGTGAAGGTCGTGGGCATCATTGTAACGGGAGAACAGTACGGTATAGCCGTCAGAAAGGGTAACAAGGAGCTTTTGGACAAGATCAATCAAGCTTTGAAAACTCTGATCGAAACGGGCAAGATCAACGAGTTGATCGACAAATACTTTTGA
- the argH gene encoding argininosuccinate lyase, with protein MSFSRVYKETVLDSSFENWKKLLNHYFRINEAHLLMLAKTEILPKSLVVEIAQALSELENEKIDEKLPDGVEDLVFLIERKLSQKIGIEKAGFLHTARSRNDIDATIFRMCVREKLLEIAAELIDLVERLSKKAEQNVRTFLLMYTHGQPAQPSTLAHYLLSLAFDSLEVLEGLILATRVVNLCPMGSAAITTTGFRIDREIVSDYLGFFEPIENSYRAIVTSNWINMALDPLKVLAIDLARFAQDVLHKASCEVGIFSFPDELVQISSIMPQKRNPVILEHLRIRSSVSFGFFNAVEVAFLNTPYQDVNENGDFVLFKFLDGAEVLKQALKLTKEIIEKMTVNEDRVKELSLSTGSTATELADHLVREFRISFRQAHQIVSEYIKSGMRYGSLVENFERLTGKRFTMSPSKVAEVLSVENFVRVRQVMGGPGEKSIEEMLEKLRERIRRGERVIEETKIFIEESLKKLWNDFASLVAGG; from the coding sequence GTGAGTTTTTCGAGAGTTTACAAAGAAACGGTCCTGGACAGCTCTTTCGAAAACTGGAAGAAGCTCTTGAACCATTACTTTCGAATCAACGAGGCTCACCTGCTCATGCTGGCGAAAACTGAGATTCTACCGAAATCGCTTGTCGTAGAGATTGCACAGGCGCTTTCAGAGCTCGAAAATGAAAAGATCGATGAGAAATTACCAGATGGCGTAGAGGACCTCGTTTTTCTGATTGAGCGAAAGTTATCGCAGAAGATAGGTATTGAAAAGGCTGGTTTCCTCCACACTGCGCGCAGCAGGAACGACATAGATGCAACCATTTTCAGAATGTGCGTTCGCGAAAAGCTCCTGGAGATCGCGGCTGAATTGATCGATCTGGTGGAAAGGCTATCAAAAAAGGCCGAACAAAACGTTCGAACATTCCTGCTCATGTACACGCATGGTCAACCCGCCCAACCTTCGACCTTAGCACATTATTTGCTCTCTCTGGCCTTCGATTCTCTGGAGGTTCTGGAAGGATTGATCTTGGCCACACGTGTTGTGAACCTCTGTCCCATGGGATCTGCCGCCATAACGACGACAGGTTTCAGAATCGACAGAGAGATCGTGAGTGATTATCTCGGTTTCTTCGAGCCTATCGAAAATTCCTACAGGGCGATCGTCACATCGAACTGGATCAACATGGCTCTTGATCCACTCAAAGTTCTTGCGATCGATCTGGCGAGGTTTGCTCAAGACGTTCTTCATAAAGCTTCCTGTGAGGTTGGTATCTTCAGCTTTCCTGACGAACTGGTACAGATCAGCAGTATAATGCCACAGAAGAGGAATCCTGTTATCCTTGAACATTTGAGGATAAGATCGAGTGTTTCTTTTGGATTCTTCAATGCCGTGGAGGTTGCTTTTCTCAACACGCCGTACCAGGACGTTAACGAGAACGGAGATTTTGTCTTGTTCAAGTTTTTGGATGGAGCCGAGGTCTTGAAGCAAGCCTTGAAACTGACGAAGGAGATCATCGAGAAGATGACCGTGAACGAAGACAGAGTCAAAGAACTCTCACTCTCCACAGGTTCCACAGCGACGGAACTCGCCGATCATCTCGTGAGAGAGTTTCGAATCAGTTTTCGCCAAGCGCACCAGATAGTCTCCGAGTACATCAAGAGTGGCATGCGGTACGGTTCATTGGTGGAGAATTTTGAAAGGCTCACGGGGAAGAGATTCACAATGAGCCCCTCGAAGGTCGCTGAGGTGCTTTCGGTGGAGAACTTTGTGCGAGTCAGGCAGGTGATGGGTGGGCCGGGTGAAAAAAGTATCGAAGAGATGCTTGAAAAACTGCGAGAACGCATTCGAAGGGGTGAACGCGTGATCGAGGAGACGAAGATTTTCATAGAAGAGAGTCTGAAAAAGCTGTGGAACGATTTTGCGTCACTCGTTGCAGGAGGTTGA
- a CDS encoding amidohydrolase family protein has product MRLIDSHVHFPLDFVRESEDDPWLKRNKEKWLKAWNFPKPQRIDDFDELCRLWYSEAQKYNIEKIVFVTANGNENMIRLVASHPDRFVGYAHHDPSNEGAAEELERCIEKGLKGYKILGPKVNTPLNDRSLCPVWEVANAHEIPVLIHFGILGAAGGIAYHVNINPLIIHDVAKQFKRIKFIVPHFGCGYVFETLNLCWACPNVYIDTSGSNQWMRWMPYEVTLQTLFRKFRETIGADRIIFGTDSSWFPRGFAKVYLEEQLRAMIEVGYSDEEIEKVLYKNMNTILEMVK; this is encoded by the coding sequence ATGAGACTGATCGATTCACACGTTCATTTCCCGCTGGATTTCGTCAGAGAGTCCGAAGACGATCCATGGTTGAAAAGAAACAAGGAAAAATGGTTGAAAGCGTGGAATTTCCCCAAGCCACAACGGATAGACGATTTCGACGAACTCTGTAGACTGTGGTACTCGGAAGCGCAGAAGTACAACATAGAAAAGATCGTCTTCGTGACAGCGAACGGTAACGAGAACATGATAAGACTCGTCGCGAGTCATCCAGACAGGTTCGTTGGTTATGCTCATCACGATCCGTCAAATGAAGGTGCTGCGGAAGAGCTCGAAAGGTGCATCGAAAAAGGGCTCAAGGGGTACAAAATCTTGGGACCCAAGGTCAACACGCCTCTGAACGACAGGTCGCTGTGTCCCGTTTGGGAGGTTGCCAACGCGCACGAGATACCCGTTTTGATTCACTTCGGTATCTTGGGTGCAGCCGGTGGGATCGCGTACCACGTTAACATAAATCCGTTGATCATACACGACGTTGCGAAGCAGTTCAAGAGGATCAAATTCATCGTGCCACACTTCGGGTGTGGTTACGTGTTCGAAACGCTCAACCTCTGTTGGGCGTGTCCGAACGTGTATATCGATACGAGCGGCTCGAACCAGTGGATGAGATGGATGCCTTACGAGGTCACTTTGCAGACGCTCTTCAGGAAATTCAGAGAAACCATTGGTGCAGACAGAATCATCTTCGGTACCGATTCGAGTTGGTTCCCACGGGGATTTGCGAAGGTCTATCTGGAAGAACAGCTGAGGGCGATGATCGAGGTCGGTTACAGTGACGAGGAGATAGAAAAAGTCCTATACAAGAATATGAATACCATCTTGGAGATGGTCAAGTGA
- a CDS encoding carbohydrate ABC transporter permease yields the protein MARSDRMVKLVSYIVLTALAIVMIFPFFWMVLSSLKPFREIYRPYLFPKSPTLANYQKIMSASLFPRWFLNSLIVALSTTFSVMFFDSLVGYTIAKYSFPGRNIIFLFILSTLMIPTEMLIIPWYVMSSRLGWIDTYWGIMFPGMITAFGIFLMKQFMETIPDDLLDAARIDGVSEFGIFWRVALPLVKPALASLAILNFIGNWNAFLWPLIVVSKPRMYTLPVGLATFSSENLMHWELIMTGATVSTIPLIIVFLIFQKQIIRGIMLSGLKG from the coding sequence ATGGCCAGATCCGACAGAATGGTAAAGTTGGTCAGTTACATCGTTTTGACTGCTCTGGCGATAGTGATGATCTTCCCTTTCTTCTGGATGGTTCTGTCGTCTTTGAAACCGTTCAGGGAGATCTACAGGCCCTATCTGTTTCCAAAGTCTCCCACCTTGGCTAACTACCAGAAGATAATGAGCGCTTCATTGTTTCCGAGATGGTTTCTCAACAGTTTGATTGTCGCGCTGTCGACCACCTTTTCTGTGATGTTCTTCGATTCTTTGGTTGGCTACACGATAGCCAAGTACAGCTTTCCAGGACGAAACATCATCTTTCTGTTCATCCTGAGCACATTGATGATCCCCACCGAGATGCTGATAATACCGTGGTACGTGATGTCGTCCAGGCTCGGTTGGATAGATACCTACTGGGGTATCATGTTCCCTGGTATGATCACCGCCTTCGGGATTTTTCTCATGAAACAGTTCATGGAGACGATACCAGACGATCTTTTGGACGCCGCCAGGATCGACGGAGTATCTGAATTTGGAATTTTCTGGAGAGTAGCCCTTCCACTCGTCAAACCTGCTCTGGCTTCACTTGCAATTTTGAATTTCATAGGCAACTGGAACGCGTTCCTATGGCCTTTGATAGTTGTTTCAAAGCCCAGGATGTACACCTTACCTGTTGGCTTGGCAACCTTTTCGAGTGAAAATCTGATGCACTGGGAGCTGATCATGACCGGAGCGACAGTTTCAACGATCCCGTTGATAATCGTCTTTTTGATCTTCCAGAAGCAAATCATCAGGGGCATAATGCTGTCTGGTCTGAAAGGATGA
- a CDS encoding carbohydrate ABC transporter permease: MKLRHKKVLTAYLFLSIPLLFFAFIRFYPMISAFYMSFTNWNIISPVRKLVGLSNYVGIFKDPVFMISLFNTLKYVLYGVPSVIVLSLALALLLNNVTKFQSFYRLIYVMPYITPIVATSWVWRWMYQKPPTGVINNFLSFLGLPARNFLMSTTEALPSIVATTVWVEIGYCVIIFLAGLQNIPKEYLEAARVDGANRRQLLFKITIPLLNPVIVFLSVMETIMFLRIFTQVYNMTDQGSGGPLNSTLPLVLYIYQKAFKSFDMGTAAAATVVLFLMILSITVLQLKVLNRRVQY, translated from the coding sequence GTGAAGTTGAGGCATAAGAAAGTGCTGACCGCGTACCTTTTTCTCTCGATACCCCTTTTGTTTTTCGCCTTCATACGGTTCTATCCGATGATTTCCGCATTTTACATGAGCTTCACCAACTGGAACATCATATCTCCCGTCAGGAAACTCGTTGGGTTATCGAACTATGTGGGTATATTCAAGGACCCGGTATTCATGATCAGTCTTTTCAACACGCTCAAGTACGTTCTTTATGGTGTTCCAAGCGTGATAGTGCTCTCGTTGGCACTTGCGCTGTTGTTGAACAACGTGACAAAGTTTCAAAGTTTCTACAGGCTAATCTACGTTATGCCGTACATAACGCCGATCGTTGCCACGAGTTGGGTTTGGCGTTGGATGTACCAAAAGCCACCGACCGGCGTCATAAACAACTTTCTCAGCTTCCTAGGATTACCAGCGAGAAATTTTCTTATGAGTACGACGGAAGCATTGCCATCCATAGTGGCGACGACAGTGTGGGTCGAGATCGGATATTGTGTGATCATCTTTCTTGCGGGGCTTCAAAACATACCAAAAGAATACCTCGAGGCCGCAAGGGTGGACGGCGCAAATCGAAGACAGTTGTTGTTCAAGATAACGATTCCCTTGCTGAACCCAGTGATAGTGTTTTTGTCTGTGATGGAGACTATAATGTTTCTGAGAATATTCACACAGGTATACAACATGACCGATCAAGGCTCGGGCGGACCGCTCAACTCGACACTACCCTTAGTCCTCTACATCTACCAAAAGGCTTTCAAATCCTTCGACATGGGCACAGCGGCAGCTGCGACTGTCGTGCTCTTCCTCATGATACTCAGTATCACTGTACTACAGCTCAAAGTACTGAACAGAAGAGTTCAATATTGA
- a CDS encoding extracellular solute-binding protein: MKRSLLAALVVILILSVSVFGKVKIVYWQYYFETKVKAIDELIKEFQKLYPDIEVEHVTFPYEAFNEKVAASVPAGTGPDVVNLYYGWIPKYVTSGYLQPLPENEFSDEYFQKNFFPFVAKGVEFMGKRYAIPIAVRSLALFWNKDLFKEAKLDPEKPPRTLQELVEMAKKLTKYDKQGNIVQAGLATQPSGQGHHWIREVLVRQFGGAPYNQDYTKVTYYEVSQALKFYTDLITVHKVGYPGFMNDDITAFTSQAAAMNIDGSFRISALKKAGINFGVAELPEHNGIRSNFASFWANGITKNCTGEKLDAAIKFLKFLASEKVMEMWLEKVGELPANPAVAQKYYNDPIYGPFLRGLEYAHATFFVDETAQRKVMMDAVDKVWLKGVSPEQAFREAAQEEQVILDKFWKSVGK; encoded by the coding sequence GTGAAGAGGTCTCTGCTGGCGGCTCTCGTGGTAATCCTCATTCTGTCGGTTTCAGTCTTTGGCAAAGTGAAGATCGTCTACTGGCAGTACTACTTCGAAACGAAAGTCAAAGCCATCGACGAGCTCATCAAGGAATTTCAGAAACTCTATCCAGACATCGAGGTCGAACACGTGACGTTCCCTTACGAAGCCTTCAACGAAAAGGTGGCGGCATCTGTCCCGGCTGGTACCGGACCAGATGTCGTGAATCTCTACTACGGATGGATACCGAAGTACGTCACGTCAGGTTATCTGCAACCACTTCCAGAAAACGAGTTCTCCGATGAATACTTCCAGAAAAACTTCTTCCCGTTCGTGGCAAAAGGTGTCGAGTTCATGGGTAAAAGATACGCCATACCCATAGCCGTGAGAAGCCTCGCGTTGTTCTGGAACAAAGATCTCTTCAAGGAAGCCAAACTCGATCCTGAAAAGCCACCAAGGACCTTGCAAGAACTGGTAGAAATGGCGAAGAAGCTCACCAAGTACGACAAACAGGGCAACATAGTTCAAGCCGGTCTGGCGACCCAGCCATCCGGGCAGGGCCATCATTGGATAAGGGAAGTCCTCGTCAGGCAGTTTGGAGGAGCACCTTACAACCAAGACTACACAAAGGTAACGTACTACGAAGTATCACAAGCATTGAAGTTCTACACCGACCTCATAACTGTTCACAAGGTCGGTTATCCAGGATTCATGAACGACGATATAACTGCCTTCACGTCACAAGCGGCAGCCATGAACATCGATGGATCGTTCAGAATCTCGGCACTCAAGAAAGCTGGTATAAACTTCGGTGTAGCTGAACTGCCCGAACACAACGGTATCAGATCGAACTTTGCTTCCTTCTGGGCGAACGGGATCACGAAGAACTGCACCGGAGAGAAACTGGATGCTGCAATTAAGTTCTTGAAGTTCCTCGCGAGCGAAAAGGTCATGGAGATGTGGCTTGAGAAAGTTGGAGAACTTCCCGCTAACCCTGCCGTGGCTCAGAAATACTACAACGACCCGATATACGGCCCGTTCTTGAGAGGACTCGAGTACGCACATGCGACCTTCTTCGTGGACGAAACGGCTCAAAGAAAAGTCATGATGGACGCCGTCGACAAAGTGTGGCTCAAGGGTGTATCTCCCGAGCAAGCCTTCAGGGAGGCCGCACAGGAGGAGCAAGTGATTCTCGACAAGTTCTGGAAGTCGGTTGGTAAGTGA